In a single window of the Vitis vinifera cultivar Pinot Noir 40024 chromosome 6, ASM3070453v1 genome:
- the LOC100251897 gene encoding LOB domain-containing protein 12, giving the protein MGGSSPCASCKLLRRRCAKDCIFAPYFPSDDPHKFAIVHKVFGASNVSKMLQELPVHQRIDAVSSLVYEANARVRDPVYGCVGAISYLQNQVSQLQMQLAVAQTEILCIQMQQEEPALPTQMDQDEKSLLLSNNSFNNLQHYLSFASSSNVIQDPLKRESLWT; this is encoded by the exons ATGGGCGGATCTTCTCCCTGCGCTTCCTGCAAGTTGTTGAGACGCCGCTGCGCCAAGGACTGCATCTTTGCTCCTTACTTCCCTTCCGATGACCCTCACAAATTTGCCATTGTTCACAAGGTTTTCGGTGCTAGCAATGTCAGCAAAATGTTGCAG GAGCTTCCCGTTCACCAGAGGATAGATGCAGTGAGCAGTTTAGTTTATGAAGCAAATGCAAGAGTGCGAGACCCGGTTTATGGATGTGTTGGGGCGATTTCTTACTTGCAGAATCAAGTATCTCAGCTACAAATGCAGCTGGCAGTGGCTCAAACCGAGATACTTTGCATCCAGATGCAGCAAGAGGAGCCTGCCTTACCAACTCAGATGGATCAAGATGAGAAATCGCTTCTTCTATCCAATAACAGCTTCAACAACCTTCAACACTACCTCAGCTTTGCTTCTTCCAGCAATGTAATCCAAGATCCTCTAAAGAGAGAGTCTCTTTGGACCTAG
- the LOC100241511 gene encoding zinc finger protein CONSTANS-LIKE 7 has product MMRYNSLLISPKKEEQQVPDTILTKFSDAKQVYGHEDMDIMELEGFLGIDEEDEEKIPGKSMCGAGHLNWDFMDWEEEFPVGEEEDEQLGEQKFNEENHYGKVIKREDFGSGDGDEKMMSLNLNLNYQEVLEAWSDRGSLWADDCSLSFKNTSYMGEVPVMEEEKTRREASVLRYKEKRQTRLFSKKIRYQVRKLNADKRPRLKGRFVKRVPEKMLKT; this is encoded by the exons ATGATGAGGTACAACTCTTTGTTAATTAGCCCAAAGAAGGAAGAGCAGCAAGTGCCAGACACCATCCTCACCAAATTCTCTGATGCCAAACAGGTTTACGGCCATGAAGACATGGATATTATGGAACTGGAGGGCTTTCTGGGCATTgatgaagaagacgaagaaaaGATTCCAGGAAAAAGTATGTGCGGTGCTGGTCACCTTAATTGGGACTTCATGGACTGGGAAGAAGAATTCCCAGttggagaagaagaagatgagcaACTAGGAGAGCAGAAGTTCAACGAAGAAAACCATTATGGGAAAGTCATAAAAAGAGAGGATTTTGGGTCTGGGGATGGTGATGAGAAGATGATGTCTCTGAACTTAAACTTGAACTATCAAGAAGTCTTAGAAGCCTGGTCCGATCGTGGGTCTCTTTGGGCTGATGATTGCTCTCTTTCCTTCAAAAACACTAGCTAT ATGGGAGAGGTGCCCGTAATGGAAGAAGAGAAAACCAGAAGAGAAGCCAGTGTTCTCAGATACAAAGAGAAGCGCCAAACCAGATTGTTCTCCAAGAAGATAAGATATCAAGTGCGCAAACTCAATGCAGATAAAAGACCCAGACTCAAG GGTCGATTTGTGAAGAGGGTTCCAGAGAAGATGCTGAAAACATGA
- the LOC100246845 gene encoding UDP-glycosyltransferase 87A1, with protein sequence MDSGDGKRTTGCHVVAMPYPGRGHVNPMMNLCKLLASRQDDILITFVLTEEWLDLISSEDKPENVRFATIPNVIPSEQVRAADFPGFVEDVSTKMEAPFEQLLDRLEPPVTALIADTHVMCAFVVGNRRNIPAASLWPMSATMFSVFHHFDLLIQNQHYPVDLSVITKREERGEERVGYIPGISSTRISDLPTVFSGDGQRVLNRILEMCSWVPKAQYLVFTSVYELEHEALDALKRKFSFPVYTLGPTIPYFNLGDESKVATTHSDLNYMKWLDSQPKASVLYISLGSFLSVSSAQMDEIAAGLRSSGVRFLWVGRDKASQLQEGCGDGGLVVPWCDQLKVLSHSSVGGFWSHCGWNSTLEAVFAGVPMLTFPIFWDQVPNSKKIVEDWKIGWRVKREVGWQNLVTREEISGLVKRFMDLESIEVKEMRKRAKDLEEVCRGAIAKGGSTDTNLDAFLSHISQSRRR encoded by the exons ATGGATTCCGGCGACGGCAAACGGACCACAGGTTGCCACGTGGTGGCCATGCCTTACCCAGGTAGAGGCCACGTCAACCCCATGATGAACCTCTGCAAGTTACTAGCTTCAAGACAAGATGATATCCTCATCACCTTCGTTCTCACTGAAGAatggctcgatttgatcagctccGAGGATAAGCCGGAAAACGTACGCTTCGCAACGATCCCCAATGTGATTCCTTCGGAGCAAGTTCGCGCGGCGGACTTCCCCGGCTTCGTCGAAGATGTCTCGACGAAAATGGAAGCTCCTTTCGAGCAGCTCCTGGATCGGCTTGAGCCGCCAGTTACTGCTCTCATAGCTGATACTCATGTAATGTGCGCCTTCGTCGTCGGGAACCGGAGGAATATCCCAGCGGCGTCGTTGTGGCCGATGTCGGCGACGATGTTTTCGGTGTTCCACCATTTTGATCTGCTCATTCAAAACCAACATTACCCAGTTGATTTGTCAGTTATTACAAAACGAGAAG AAAGGGGCGAGGAGCGAGTGGGCTACATTCCTGGAATTTCTTCAACGCGCATATCTGATCTTCCGACAGTCTTCTCCGGCGACGGCCAGAGAGTCTTGAATCGGATTCTGGAAATGTGCTCTTGGGTGCCTAAAGCGCAGTATCTTGTGTTCACTTCTGTGTACGAGCTTGAACACGAGGCGTTGGATGCTTTGAAGCGAAAGTTTTCGTTTCCCGTCTACACACTTGGTCCTACTATACCTTACTTCAATCTGGGAGACGAGTCCAAAGTTGCCACCACTCACAGTGACCTTAACTACATGAAATGGCTGGATTCTCAGCCGAAGGCTTCCGTCTTGTACATCTCACTGGGAAGTTTTCTTTCTGTTTCGAGTGCCCAAATGGATGAGATTGCAGCCGGGTTGCGGAGCAGTGGCGTCCGGTTCTTGTGGGTGGGGCGTGATAAAGCTTCCCAGTTGCAGGAGGGTTGTGGGGATGGAGGATTGGTGGTGCCTTGGTGTGACCAACTGAAGGTGCTGTCCCATTCTTCTGTAGGGGGGTTTTGGAGTCATTGCGGGTGGAATTCAACTCTGGAAGCTGTTTTTGCAGGCGTCCCAATGCTGACATTTCCTATATTTTGGGACCAAGTCCCCAACAGTAAGAAAATTGTGGAGGATTGGAAGATTGGGTGGAGAGTGAAGAGGGAGGTGGGATGGCAAAATTTGGTGACCAGAGAAGAGATTAGTGGGCTTGTGAAGAGGTTTATGGATTTGGAAAGCATTGAGGTGAAAGAGATGAGGAAAAGAGCAAAAGACCTTGAGGAGGTATGTAGAGGAGCAATAGCAAAAGGTGGTTCAACTGATACTAATCTTGATGCCTTTCTCTCGCACATTTCACAATCCCGCCGCCGCTGA